The genome window AGGAATACATTTACTTGAAATTTATCCATTCCAACCTATCAAAAATAAAGTAGCTTTCTGTTTAAAGGCAAGTTTATTTTTTTTAGATTCCAATTTAAGCTTTAAGTGAGTCGTCAACTAGTAGGCCGCCGTTATTTCGTCTTTATATTTTGCGCAGCAAAAGCGATCTGAAGTCTTTTGTCTGACTTCTGTCGTCAAAAAGTCTGTTGCTATAAAATCATCATCATAAAAACGTACATTTGCAAAAATGTTCAATTATGAAAACCTTTGTTGATCTGAACCTCAAAACACCCTTACAGAACGGGTTAGAGGAATTGGGTTTTGAGACCATGACACCAATTCAAGAAGAGGCTTTTCCCGTCATTCTTTCTGGACGTGATATGATAGGAATCGCGCAAACAGGAACTGGTAAAACTTTGGGTTACATGTTGCCATTGCTACATGAGTTAAAATATGCTCAGATAGATGACCCTAGAGTCTTAGTTCTTGTTCCTACTAGAGAGCTGGTAGTGCAAGTCACAGAAAATATTAAAGAGTATTCTAAGTATATGAAATTAAGGGTATTGGGGATCTACGGAGGCACCAATATCAATACTCAAAAGAAGGCCTATGCAGAAGGCGTTGATGTTCTGGTGGCGACTCCAGGACGATTATACGATCTTATCGTGAGTCAAACGGTCAACTTTAAGAACTGTAAAAAGGTGGTGATTGATGAGGTAGACGTGATGCTGGATCTAGGTTTTAGATTTCAGCTGACTAATATTTTTGATCATTTGCCTAAGCGACGTCAGAACATCATGTTCTCAGCAACGATGACAGATCAAATAGAAGATTTTATAAAAGCTTACTTCTATAATCCAGATAAGATTTCCATAGCTGTTTCAGGTACGCGATTAGAAAATATCGAACAGTCTTGTTATGCAGTAGAGAACTTCTACACCAAAGCAAATTTGCTTATGCACTTAGTAAGTGATCAAGAGAAGTTTCATAAAGTACTGGTCTTTGTAGGAAACAAAAAAAGTGCCGATAGACTTCAAGAAGTCATGAGTCCACATTACGGCGGGGAGATTTCTGTTATTCACTCTAACAAGACTCAAAATTACAGATTGAGGTCCATTGAGCTTTTTGATACTGGTGAAAGCCGTATTCTAGTTTCTACAGATGTTATGGCTCGTGGTCTGGATCTGGATAAAATCTCTCATGTTATCAATATGGATGTGCCGGCATTTCCAGAAAACTACATGCACCGTATAGGAAGAACTGGTCGTGCCGAAGAAATAGGGCGGTCTATTCTGTTTTATACAGAGAAAGAAAAGGAAGATAAAGAAAGGATTGAGGAGCTCATGAATTATAAGATTCCTGCGCTCGCTTTTCCTGAAGAAGTAGAGATTTCAGAGCAAAAAACTCCGGAAGAAAAACCTATAATACGGGAGATTTTCAATCCGCATAAAGCAATTGAAGATGAGCGAGGTGCTGCTTTTCACGATAGGAGTGAGAAAAACTCCAAGACCAATGAAGGCGGTAGTTACCGTCGCATTATAGCAGCAAAGTATAAAAAACCTAAAACCCGAGGTGATAAAGGAGCTAACAGGCGCCATAAGAAATAAGCATAAAAAAAGCCGTTTAAGAAACTTTTCTTAAACGGCTTTTCTGTTTTTTTACATGGATTACTCGATAACCGTTGTAGTGGTAGAGGTCATAGTCATTTTCAATTCTTGAGGCATGGTCTCAGATTTTTCAATCAATACTGTTCCATCAAGACTCTGCTCAAAATTAGCTTTTTTGATCCAGCCTGTTTTTTTATCAATGGTATAGCTTGCTTTTAATGGACCCGCCAAATCGTACTTTGCCTTCATGCCCATTAAATCGGTAGTGGCGTCTTTAGGCGTTGCAATCATAGCAGAAGAGTTGATGATATACGACTCATCTGTGACGCTTTCCAAAGTATAAGTGGTTGTAGATTCAAAAGTAGCTATAGAACTAATCATAATCACTTGGTCCCAAGAATCACCGATATTGACCTCTTTTGTCGGCAATATTTGAGTGATTTTATTGTAGCTATCTATTTGCTTTTCAGCACTCATTTCTTTTTTCATAGCCCCTTCAATCTGTAATAATTGCATTTCTGGCAATTCCATACCCTCTATTAATCCTACAAGCTGTGCGCTATTATCAAAGCTTAATATTTCTCCCTTATTATTCATGGTGATTTTTATAGGGTCTTTAATCATGTTTTTAAACATCTGATTCATTGGGTTAGAAGAAGCTCCATCAGAAGACATTGTCTCACTTCCCATAGCAGATTTAGTAGTGTTGGACATACTTTTAACAATAATATCTATAGAATAAATACCATCCTTAATGCCTGTTACTATATAATCGGACTCCGTAGAAATGATAGTCGTGATATCTTGAGGCATGCCGTTAATAACTTGCTTTTGCTCACTAGTAACCACTAAGTTTTGTGGGTATACTCCATCTTTTTCAAGATTGTAAACAATATCGTATTGAGCTGTTGTGATCATGCAACAACATAAAGCGATAAATAATAATGTCTTTTTCATGTTTTTTAGTTTGGCGGGCTAATATAAGATCAGAAAATGATTTAGAAGTGATTTTAACGATTTTCTAACGATAGGTAAAGGTTCCTAAACACAGGTTCTTTTTTTGCAATGTATCATCCATATATAGGAATGCCTTAATAGCTCTTTCTTGTTTTTGGTTACCTGTGCCGTTCTGAATATGTTTTTAAGAGATGGAGAGCCTAAGGCAACCTGTTCTTTGTATATAGTGTCTCAAGAGTTTCCGATATTGTTAGGGATTCCGCTTTCGCGAAAGCGAGATAAAAAGCAAGCATAACACTAATTAACGTTAAACGGTACAAAAGTGGTCCAATAGTTGAAAAGTGGTGGTGTGATATGTCCGAAAATCTAAAAAGACTTAACTATATTGCGCACCTTAATTTAAAGAGAAAATGAAAAAATTACTTTTAGTATTATTCCTAGCAGCAGGAACGGCGATGGCACAAACAGGTTATGTAGCTTCTGAAGCTCTTTTACAATCTATGCCAGAGTTTCAAACAGCTCAGCAGGAAATCAGCAAACTAGCAGCATCATTAAAAGCAGATGATACGAAGGCAGAAAACAATGTAAAAGAAAAAATGGCACTTCTTCAAGCTAAGGTTCAAGAATTACGTCAGACTGCGACAGATGAAGTGGCTTTTAATCAAGAATTAGAAATCTATAAGTCTCAGGCTTCCGCATTAGAGAATGAATTGCTGAATAGTAAAAAACTAGCTGAGTTAAAGTTAGGGGAAAAGCAAAATAAATTATTGACTCCACTTTCTAAGAAGCTCAACGAGGCTATTAAAAAAGTGGCTCTTGCTAGGGGTTACAATATTATAGTAGATCTTAGCGCCGTAGCTTACGCGACAGAAGAAGCTAATATCAGCAAGGCTGTAGCTTTAGAATTGGGTATTCCTGTTCCAACAGAATAAGATTTCCAGTTTTATTTATTTAAAAAGATCACTTCTAACGGAGTGATCTTTTTTTATGTTGCTTAGTGAAATAAAAGTTTATGTTAAAAAGCGGGTCATCCATAAGACTTATTTATGGTAATCATTATATTTGTTTATATATATCATAAGCAGTAATTCAATTGAAAAACTTATTTGCAAATCATAATTTTATAGGAAACATATTTGTTTTGCTTATTTGCGCTTTGTTTTTAGGACAACCTGTTGTTGAGGTGTGTTTAAATAGGAACTATGACGTGTCTATTTTAGACGTCGAGGTAGATGGAGTATCTGATGTGGAAGAGTACACGGACACCGATTTAGAAAACGAGAAGACCATTACTGATTTGTTATTATTTGAATCCAAAAACGGCTCATTTATTCCAGTTTATACAGTTGATTATACACCTCCTCTTTGGTGTGATTGCTCTCAGGAGATATTGATTCCGCCCCCGGAATTATTTGTCTAGAAGCAACTCGAGATCATTTTAAAACTTTATTTATCAAAGCATTGATTTGCAAGTCAAATCATGCTTCATGTTCCTGTTGTTTAAGGAACCATATCCCATTTTATGAATTCATCAAATCCGTTTAAAAATTTAAAAAAAGATATTCCAGCAAGTATTGTCGTGTTTTTTGTGGCATTACCACTTTGCTTAGGTATAGCACTAGCTAGTGGCGCACCGCCATTTGCTGGACTCATCTCTGGTATTATAGGAGGGATTCTTGTAGGTTCTTTGAGTGGTTCTCAATTGGGTGTAAGTGGTCCGGCCGCAGGGCTTGCAGCTATAGTGGCTGTCGCAATTACTGATTTGGGTGGTTTTGAGATCTTTTTAGTAGCCGTTGTTATAGGTGGTTTGATTCAAATCGTTTTTGGCCTTTTGAAATTAGGTATTATAGGGTATTATTTTCCTTCCTCTGTCATAAAAGGGATGCTTACTGGTATAGGGATCATCATATTTTTAAAGCAGATCCCACATTTTTTCGGACTAGATAAAGATCCAGAAGGCGACTGGAATTTCTTCCAGATAGATGGAGAAAATACCTTTAGTGAGATTTTAAGTATAGGAGAATATATCAGTCCAGGAGCTACACTAGTTGGGTGCATAGCACTTGCCATTTTATTGTTGTGGAGTAATGTGCTCCAAGAAAAATCAAAATTTTTTGAAATTATACAAGGTCCTTTAGTTGCTGTAGCTGTGGGTATTATTTATTATATCATCACTAGCGATGCAGTGTACTGGAATATATCAGAAGCGCATTTAGTAAATGTACCTGTCCCTGATGGTTTTGATTCCTTTATAGGGCAATTTAAATTTCCAGACTTCAGTCAGATAACTAATGTAGATGTGATTATTACAGGATTTACGATAGCCATAGTTGCTTCATTAGAAACATTATTATGTGTAGAGGCTACGGATAAGATAGATCCTCTTAAAAGAGTTACACCTACTAATAAAGAATTGATTGCTCAAGGAGTGGGAAATGTAGCATCTGGATTCATAGGAGGACTTCCTATTACACAAGTAATCGTTAGGAGTAGTGCAAATATTCAATCTGGTGGAAAAACTAAAATGAGTGCCATTTTGCACGGTTTCCTTTTATTAGCGTCGGTCATTTTAATACCGACTCTTATGAATAAAATTCCCTTATCAGTTCTTGCGGCTATATTGCTTATTGTAGGATATAAGCTAGCAAAGCCCAGTATATTTAAACAAATGTGGAGTTCTGGATGGCGTCAGTTTATTCCCTTTATTGTGACGGTACTATTGTTGCAATTTAATTTCTTACTAGGTGTAGGAGTAGGTCTGGCATTAGGAATTATCATCACACTTTTCCAAAGTTATCAAAACTCTCATTTTCTTCATGCTGTAGAAAGCGATGTATCAGGAAGACATATAGTTAAAATGGTTCTTGCAGAAGAGGTTACTTTCTTTAATAAAGCGACGATATTAAGAGAGCTAGATAACCTACCTAGAAACACTTATCTGGAATTGGATGTAAGTAATACCAGTTATCTGGATTATGATGTTGTAGAGATTCTAGATGATTTCAGAGAAAAAGCAATTTATAAGGAGATTGATATCAAATTGATTTCAGAAAGAGGAATAGTAGAAAACCCAGATAGTTTTATAGAATTCTTTAAATTGAGACCTAAGCAAGACAAATTTAAATTCAAAAGATATAAATAATGAAAGTACATACTAAAGAATCGCAAGCTACCATGACGCCGGAGAAAGCGTTGCAGTTTTTAACTGAAGGTAACGAGCGATTTCAAAACAACTTAAAAGCAAACCGAAATTTATTACAACAAATAAACGATACTCGCGATGGTCAGTTTCCTTTTGCGACCATTCTTAGTTGCATAGACTCACGTGTGTCGGCAGAGTTGGTTTTTGATCAAGGTTTAGGCGATATATTTAGTGTTCGTATTGCTGGTAATTTTGTAAACGAAGACATTTTAGGAAGTATGGAGTTTGCTTGTAAGCTTGCTGGGACGAAGCTTGTAGTGGTTTTAGGACATACCAGTTGTGGTGCTATAAAAGGAGCCTGTGATCATGCAAGACTAGGCAATCTTACCAAGCTTATAGAGAAAATAGAACCGGCAGTATACGCAGTAAACGAACCTCAAGAAGAAGCTTTACGCAATTCTAAAAATTTAGAGTTTGTAGACGCTGTTTCTGTAAAAAACGTAGAGCTTACTATTGAGAGAATACGCAAAGAAAGTCCCGTTTTAAAAGAACTAGAAGAAGATGGGGACATTAAAATAGTAGGGGCAATGTACGATATCGCTACTGGGGCTGTAGAGTTTTATAGTTAATAGCAGTTGTATTTTTGAGTTGTAATCATAGAGCCCTCCTATTATCATGGCGGGCTTTGTTGTTTATTTTCAATCAAAAATAGTTGTGTTTTTTAAATCTTGTAATGCTGACTTATAACCTATTTCAAATATATCTTTCATCGCTTTAAAGCTGAACAAGCCATAGTTAAATAAATCAGGCTCTATCAATAAATCACACTGACTAAATTTTATTTTGTCTTGCTGATACTGATTGATGGTGTAAGCCCTACCCGCCACATCGTAAGAGTGCTTGAGCTTTTGCTTTGTAAGATCTACTTTATTCACGTAGCTGCCTATTTTAAGGTCACAATCATCTAATAAGTCAATAGGAAAATTATTTAAAACACCACCGTCTACATAGGTGTTTCCTTCAATTTCTACTGGTGTGAATATTCCTGGAAAAGCAGCACTTGCCAGTATGGGTAAGTACAACTCGCCCTCTTTAAATATTCTGAGTTTTCCAGCATTAAGATCAGTAGCTGTCACCGTTAGCGGGATCTCTAAGGAATCAAAACTATTTTCAGGGATATAGGAAGCTAAATGATCTATAAAAACAGAAGAATTGATAAATCCAGCTTGTCCAAAAGCAAATATTTTAGGATCGAAGAGGTTGGATTTTTCAAAGAAATGAAAGATTTCTTCCATTCCTATTCCCTTTGCATAGAGGGCACCTACTAATGCTCCAGCACTTGTGCCAGATATTTGATTTACATTGATACTGTGCTCCTGAAGAGCTTTAATGACTCCAGCATGTGCGACACCTCTAACGCCACCACCAGAAAGTGCTAAACCTATTTTCATTTTCCCTCTTTTACTTGGTTGTGCTTCTCTTCTTTTTTTAAAAATAGGTAATACCCATTTACTATTAAAATGCCTGCATTAGTTACAATGATAGGCAGGTTAGGCGAGTCAAATAGAAATCCGTACAGTAGAAATAATACGCAACCTATGGAATTCACAGTGCGTAGAGTGATGATGTTTTTCATAAAGAAAGAAAATAGCACGACTGCACTTGCTGCATAACCTACTAGATCTAATGTTTCTGTACCTAATTCCATAACTTATACTTGAGTATGCAATAGTACCGCTTAAAAGTCATATAGTCAGTAAAGAGCTATTTGTAATCTTGTTTATTAAAACAGCCTTCTTTTTAAAATGATTACAAATAAAGAAAGCTTCTACTGTATTTATAGACCTATTTAATTCTTGTATTCCTGCTTTTTTAATAAAGAAAATCAGGCGTATAATCTTGTTATTTAATGACTAAATTTGTGGATTCACACCATGCTTATGCTTTATGTTACCGCGTTTATGGAAATTGATTTTTATCCTTATATAAAATCCTTGCACCTCATTTTTGTTGTTACTTGGTTTGCAGGACTGTTTTACATCCCTAGATTATTTGTCTATCAAATAGAAGCCCATGCAAAGCCAGAGCCTGAAAAAGGTATTTTACTTCAACAACTGAAGATCATGACGAGCAGGTTGTGGTATATCATTACGTGGCCTAGCGCTGTTCTTACGACAGTTTTTGCGATATGGTTACTTATTTTAAACCCTTATTGGTTGCAAGCTGCTTGGATGCAGGTAAAATTAGGTTTTGTGGTTTTACTCTTTATTTATCATATAAAAACTCATTTTATCCAAAAGGAATTACAAAATGATGTGGTCAAATGGACTTCTAATGGCATGCGCATCTACAATGAAGGTGCTACGCTTATTTTGTTTGCAGTAGTGTTTTTAGTCATTGTTAAGAGTGCGATCAACTGGATTTACGGTTTGATAGGACTTTTAGTTTTTGCTGTAATTTTGATGCTCCTTTTTAAGCTTTACAAAAGGCTTAGAGAAGGAAATAAGGAATAAATATCTTGTGATGATCTCGCTTTCGCGAAAGCGAGACAGTCCACAATTTTCTGTTTAGAAAGAAAATAGAAAGCGGTACAATGAACAATAAGATACACCTTTAGAATCCCTGCAACAACATAAAGACGGCCATAACGATCATGATTGCATTTTCCATAAAAGTAGCCTCAGTCATGGGTAATTTAAGCGCTGTTCCCAAACAGGCGCATGGAATAGATTTTTTATCTAGTAGTGTTTTTGTCACACCAATAGTAGTGATTCCTAAAATGATCAATGTAGCTATAAGGGCTATATCTATTTCAAATCGTATTAAAAACATAAATCCGAGTGCCGTTTCTAGAAAAGGATAGGCCCATCCATAAATCGGAATAATCTTAGCTAACGGATCATACATGGAAAAACTTTTTGAAAAGCCTTTTACATCTAGCATTTTAAAAAAGCTAAAAACGATAAAGAATAAACCCATAAAATCCAGCATGGCTTCGTCCCAGTTTTCTCTTTGATAGTTGAGCAGCACTGTTGCAACCGTCAAGTAACCTAATATAAGAAACAAGGGCAGTAGTTGTTCCCACTTAGACTTTCCCGATTTTATAATCGAGCTGGAACTCGAACTAGAATCAAT of Nonlabens sp. Ci31 contains these proteins:
- a CDS encoding CopD family protein, with the translated sequence MLYVTAFMEIDFYPYIKSLHLIFVVTWFAGLFYIPRLFVYQIEAHAKPEPEKGILLQQLKIMTSRLWYIITWPSAVLTTVFAIWLLILNPYWLQAAWMQVKLGFVVLLFIYHIKTHFIQKELQNDVVKWTSNGMRIYNEGATLILFAVVFLVIVKSAINWIYGLIGLLVFAVILMLLFKLYKRLREGNKE
- a CDS encoding SulP family inorganic anion transporter → MNSSNPFKNLKKDIPASIVVFFVALPLCLGIALASGAPPFAGLISGIIGGILVGSLSGSQLGVSGPAAGLAAIVAVAITDLGGFEIFLVAVVIGGLIQIVFGLLKLGIIGYYFPSSVIKGMLTGIGIIIFLKQIPHFFGLDKDPEGDWNFFQIDGENTFSEILSIGEYISPGATLVGCIALAILLLWSNVLQEKSKFFEIIQGPLVAVAVGIIYYIITSDAVYWNISEAHLVNVPVPDGFDSFIGQFKFPDFSQITNVDVIITGFTIAIVASLETLLCVEATDKIDPLKRVTPTNKELIAQGVGNVASGFIGGLPITQVIVRSSANIQSGGKTKMSAILHGFLLLASVILIPTLMNKIPLSVLAAILLIVGYKLAKPSIFKQMWSSGWRQFIPFIVTVLLLQFNFLLGVGVGLALGIIITLFQSYQNSHFLHAVESDVSGRHIVKMVLAEEVTFFNKATILRELDNLPRNTYLELDVSNTSYLDYDVVEILDDFREKAIYKEIDIKLISERGIVENPDSFIEFFKLRPKQDKFKFKRYK
- a CDS encoding carbonic anhydrase family protein — translated: MKVHTKESQATMTPEKALQFLTEGNERFQNNLKANRNLLQQINDTRDGQFPFATILSCIDSRVSAELVFDQGLGDIFSVRIAGNFVNEDILGSMEFACKLAGTKLVVVLGHTSCGAIKGACDHARLGNLTKLIEKIEPAVYAVNEPQEEALRNSKNLEFVDAVSVKNVELTIERIRKESPVLKELEEDGDIKIVGAMYDIATGAVEFYS
- a CDS encoding heavy-metal-associated domain-containing protein; the protein is MKHTYQISGMTCNGCRSDVEKRLNAIPGVKEAMVTLENEQAVILMAYHIGIKTIQEALPKKYVITAMTKPEVIDSSSSSSSIIKSGKSKWEQLLPLFLILGYLTVATVLLNYQRENWDEAMLDFMGLFFIVFSFFKMLDVKGFSKSFSMYDPLAKIIPIYGWAYPFLETALGFMFLIRFEIDIALIATLIILGITTIGVTKTLLDKKSIPCACLGTALKLPMTEATFMENAIMIVMAVFMLLQGF
- a CDS encoding DUF6263 family protein; translated protein: MKKTLLFIALCCCMITTAQYDIVYNLEKDGVYPQNLVVTSEQKQVINGMPQDITTIISTESDYIVTGIKDGIYSIDIIVKSMSNTTKSAMGSETMSSDGASSNPMNQMFKNMIKDPIKITMNNKGEILSFDNSAQLVGLIEGMELPEMQLLQIEGAMKKEMSAEKQIDSYNKITQILPTKEVNIGDSWDQVIMISSIATFESTTTYTLESVTDESYIINSSAMIATPKDATTDLMGMKAKYDLAGPLKASYTIDKKTGWIKKANFEQSLDGTVLIEKSETMPQELKMTMTSTTTTVIE
- a CDS encoding patatin-like phospholipase family protein, with translation MKIGLALSGGGVRGVAHAGVIKALQEHSINVNQISGTSAGALVGALYAKGIGMEEIFHFFEKSNLFDPKIFAFGQAGFINSSVFIDHLASYIPENSFDSLEIPLTVTATDLNAGKLRIFKEGELYLPILASAAFPGIFTPVEIEGNTYVDGGVLNNFPIDLLDDCDLKIGSYVNKVDLTKQKLKHSYDVAGRAYTINQYQQDKIKFSQCDLLIEPDLFNYGLFSFKAMKDIFEIGYKSALQDLKNTTIFD
- a CDS encoding uroporphyrinogen decarboxylase, which gives rise to MELGTETLDLVGYAASAVVLFSFFMKNIITLRTVNSIGCVLFLLYGFLFDSPNLPIIVTNAGILIVNGYYLFLKKEEKHNQVKEGK
- a CDS encoding DEAD/DEAH box helicase, which codes for MKTFVDLNLKTPLQNGLEELGFETMTPIQEEAFPVILSGRDMIGIAQTGTGKTLGYMLPLLHELKYAQIDDPRVLVLVPTRELVVQVTENIKEYSKYMKLRVLGIYGGTNINTQKKAYAEGVDVLVATPGRLYDLIVSQTVNFKNCKKVVIDEVDVMLDLGFRFQLTNIFDHLPKRRQNIMFSATMTDQIEDFIKAYFYNPDKISIAVSGTRLENIEQSCYAVENFYTKANLLMHLVSDQEKFHKVLVFVGNKKSADRLQEVMSPHYGGEISVIHSNKTQNYRLRSIELFDTGESRILVSTDVMARGLDLDKISHVINMDVPAFPENYMHRIGRTGRAEEIGRSILFYTEKEKEDKERIEELMNYKIPALAFPEEVEISEQKTPEEKPIIREIFNPHKAIEDERGAAFHDRSEKNSKTNEGGSYRRIIAAKYKKPKTRGDKGANRRHKK
- a CDS encoding OmpH family outer membrane protein, which translates into the protein MKKLLLVLFLAAGTAMAQTGYVASEALLQSMPEFQTAQQEISKLAASLKADDTKAENNVKEKMALLQAKVQELRQTATDEVAFNQELEIYKSQASALENELLNSKKLAELKLGEKQNKLLTPLSKKLNEAIKKVALARGYNIIVDLSAVAYATEEANISKAVALELGIPVPTE